One Mobula hypostoma chromosome 5, sMobHyp1.1, whole genome shotgun sequence DNA segment encodes these proteins:
- the LOC134346147 gene encoding zinc-binding protein A33-like, translated as MASANLVQELTCPVCLDVFTDPVSLECGHHFCATCISQVWERVSGNVSCPQCRQVFAQRNTRPAHILSNVAEKVRQLRLGAVELKEEFVCRDHDEKLKLFCQEEQEMICLVCGLSTQHKMHNVIPIKEAAQGNKEKLEESLKLLQERMNQSVRSQQEGETAIRQLKDQVDGRSYEIRAEFEKMHQFLRERQQQMEAELQREADKILTQLETNLKRRVDEISSLEAVIQDVKVRLKIDDPHGLLKDIQALLKRCELPVSSPGVVSVDLPEDVAEGRLRYLKVWKEMRAVVSPVPERLTLDLDTAHNELVLSQDLMSVQYVTTKQNHQDHPRRFVEDLCVLSSQSFMSGRHYWEVYVGYKISWVVGVCRESVKRNGDISYTPERGYWVIHFSFNSVEVPNVISNLDIKPRKLGVYLDYERGQVSFYNADNMCHLHTYTGSFTEKLCLILNPCTDKPDNSEPLTLLIT; from the exons ATGGCTTCTGCAAACCTGGTCCAGGAATTAACGTGTCCAGTTTGTCTGGATGTGTTCACCGATCCGGTATCTCTGGAGTGCGGACATCACTTTTGCGCAACGTGCATCTCTCAGGTTTGGGAGAGGGTCTCGGGGAATGTCTCCTGTCCTCAGTGCCGGCAGGTGTTCGCCCAGAGGAACACCAGGCCCGCTCACATCCTGAGCAATGTCGCAGAGAAGGTCAGGCAGCTAAGGTTGGGGGCGGTCGAGCTGAAGGAGGAGTTTGTCTGCCGGGACCACGACGAGAAGCTGAAACTGTTCTGTCAGGAGGAGCAGGAGATGATCTGCTTGGTGTGTGGCCTGTCTACGCAGCACAAGATGCACAATGTCATCCCGATAAAGGAGGCAGCCCAGGGGAACAAG GAAAAGTTGGAAGAATCACTGAAGCTTTTGCAAGAGCGAATGAATCAGAGTGTTCGGAGTCAGCAGGAAGGGGAGACTGCGATCCGACAGCTGAAG GACCAGGTTGATGGACGGAGCTATGAGATCAGGGCTGAATTTGAGAAGATGCACCAGTTCCTGCGTGAGAGGCAACAGCAGATGGAAGCAGAACTGCAGAGAGAAGCGGACAAAATCCTAACACAACTGGAAACCAACTTAAAGAGAAGAGTCGACGAAATCTCTTCGCTTGAAGCAGTGATACAAGATGTAAAAGTGAGACTGAAAATTGACGATCCCCATGGGCTCCTCAAG gATATTCAAGCCCTTTTGAAGAG GTGTGAGTTGCCGGTTTCCAGTCCTGGAGTGGTGTCTGTCGATCTTCCTGAGGATGTGGCTGAAGGAAGGTTGAGATATCTCAAAGTGTGGAAGGAAATGAGAGCTGTGGTTTCACCAG TGCCAGAGCGGCTAACACTGGACCTGGATACAGCTCACAATGAGCTCGTCCTCTCTCAGGATCTGATGAGTGTGCAGTACGTGACCACCAAACAAAATCATCAGGATCACCCGAGAAGATTTGTAGAAGATTTGTGTGTTTTGAGTTCACAGAGTTTCATGTCTGGGAGGCACTACTGGGAGGTGTATGTTGGATATAAGATTAGCTGGGTTGTGGGCGTCTGCAGAGAGTCTGtaaagaggaatggagacatctCCTACACACCGGAACGGGGATACTGGGTTATTCatttctcttttaattcagtGGAGGTACCAAATGTCATCTCCAATCTGGATATTAAACCCCGAAAACTGGGGGTTTACCTGGATTACGAGCGGGGCCAAGTGTCATTTTACAATGCTGACAATATGTGTCACCTCCACACATACACAGGCAGTTTCACTGAGAAACTTTGTCTCATCTTAAATCCATGTACTGACAAGCCAGACAACTCTGAACCACTCACACTGCTCATCACTTAA